The Pedobacter roseus genome contains a region encoding:
- a CDS encoding helix-turn-helix domain-containing protein, with translation MSEHLHYHQANSEDVGLVLDVMRTVHPVDIKLIEAFQQNLLRVQIKKGQILFNENELCEYMYFIVKGALMGCTTHNKRKITTYISVEHDFVSSISGLHGSDYSHEYVVAVEDTQLLAMHNSELNRLFSHHFELNYIFRVVLEKYYKDAQQRAHIIRVGNAKERYLYFAKTNPGYLDRLPLELIASLLNVKTSTLLSIRKSFTLPKNQNEELEEWGKKLEMHVNKQQSFRNKDIRLHALAKDIGISSHRLSVVLNRYFNKSFIDYINQYRINWIKESIRNPEIMQNFTLEALAYSAGFSSRSAFYIAFKKFVGMSPLEYSKNLNK, from the coding sequence TGTTATGCGTACTGTGCATCCTGTAGATATTAAATTAATCGAAGCGTTTCAGCAGAACCTTTTACGTGTACAGATCAAAAAAGGACAGATACTTTTCAACGAGAACGAGTTATGTGAATACATGTATTTCATTGTTAAAGGTGCGTTAATGGGCTGTACCACACATAATAAGAGAAAAATCACCACTTATATATCTGTTGAGCACGATTTTGTAAGTTCCATTTCGGGGCTTCATGGCTCTGACTATTCCCATGAATATGTGGTAGCGGTAGAAGATACCCAATTGCTTGCCATGCACAACAGCGAGCTTAACCGGCTTTTTTCCCATCATTTCGAACTGAATTATATTTTCAGGGTGGTTTTGGAAAAATATTACAAAGATGCCCAGCAACGTGCGCATATTATACGTGTAGGGAATGCCAAAGAAAGATACCTCTATTTTGCCAAAACCAATCCCGGTTATTTAGACCGTTTACCCTTAGAGCTAATCGCCTCGCTGCTGAATGTTAAAACCTCAACGCTTTTATCCATCAGAAAAAGCTTTACTCTTCCTAAAAATCAAAATGAAGAACTTGAAGAATGGGGCAAAAAGTTGGAGATGCATGTAAATAAACAACAGTCATTTCGGAATAAGGATATCAGGCTCCACGCGCTCGCTAAAGATATAGGAATAAGTAGTCATCGGCTTTCGGTTGTATTGAACCGTTATTTCAACAAAAGTTTTATCGATTACATTAACCAGTACCGCATAAACTGGATTAAAGAAAGCATCAGGAACCCTGAGATTATGCAAAACTTTACTTTGGAAGCATTGGCCTATAGTGCAGGCTTTTCTTCGCGAAGCGCCTTTTACATTGCTTTCAAAAAATTTGTCGGGATGAGTCCCTTGGAATACTCGAAAAACCTAAATAAGTAA